Genomic window (Gelria sp. Kuro-4):
TGATGAGCGGCAGGTAAATGCCCAGGGCCTGGTAGAGCACCGGGCTGATCTTCATGATCACCATCTCGACAAACTGCACCAGGGCGGCAATCACCAGGATGAACGCAATGGTCTGCATGTATTCCAGGTGGAGCGGAACCAGGATGAAATACTGAACCAGCCAGGCCACCGCGGAAGCCATGGTCATAACAAAGATAACCGCCATGCCCATGCCCGTGGCCGTCTCCAGCTGCTTGGACACCCCAAGGAAGGGGCAGAGCCCCAGGAAACGGCTGAAGATGTAGTTGTTAATGAAGATCCCGCCGATGATTATCGCCAGGTAATGCATGCTTCACCCCTCCGTTTTCGGGGTCAGGTTTGAGCGCCCTCCGGAAGAAAGCTGCACCTTCGTACGGGTGCAGGCACAAACCTGACGCCGTTCCTCTATACTTCGCCGGTCTTATGCGTTAAAAGGTTCAAGGCCCCGAGAAGAAACCCCAGCGTGACAAAGGCCCCCGGCGGCAGGATCATGACAATGGCGGGTTCGAAAGCAGCCGGTAGAACCCGCAGTCCCCACCAGGTACCGTTGCCGAGCACCTCCCGGATGGTGCCCAGCACCAGCAAGGCCAGTGTAAAGCCGAGCCCCATTCCAAGCCCATCGGCCGTGGACGGCAGTACGGCGTTCTTGCTGGCGAAAGCCTCGGCGCGCGCCAGAATAATACAGTTCACCACAATCAGCGGCACAAACACGCCCAGCTTGGCGTGAATATCCGGCTGAATAGCCTTTAACGTTAGATCGGCAATGGTGGTGAAAGTGGCGATAACGACGATGAAAACCGGAATACGAATCTGGTCCGGGGTCACCTTGCGCAGCAGGGAGACCAGGATGTTAGAAGCGGTCAAGACGAAAATCACGGCGATTCCCATCCAAAAGCCGTTCGCCACCGCTGTGGTCACGGCCAGCGGTGCGCACATGCCGATAACCAACCTCAGGGTGGGGTTTTCATTGATGATGCCGT
Coding sequences:
- the rsxE gene encoding electron transport complex subunit RsxE, with the protein product MGKLWATFANGIINENPTLRLVIGMCAPLAVTTAVANGFWMGIAVIFVLTASNILVSLLRKVTPDQIRIPVFIVVIATFTTIADLTLKAIQPDIHAKLGVFVPLIVVNCIILARAEAFASKNAVLPSTADGLGMGLGFTLALLVLGTIREVLGNGTWWGLRVLPAAFEPAIVMILPPGAFVTLGFLLGALNLLTHKTGEV
- the rsxA gene encoding electron transport complex subunit RsxA → MHYLAIIIGGIFINNYIFSRFLGLCPFLGVSKQLETATGMGMAVIFVMTMASAVAWLVQYFILVPLHLEYMQTIAFILVIAALVQFVEMVIMKISPVLYQALGIYLPLITTNCAVLGVALLNVTEGYNFLEAVINGGASAVGWTLAILLFAGIRERWAFIDIPPSMRGFPIALVSTGLMSIAFFGFQGLFRGILF